From a region of the Verrucomicrobiota bacterium genome:
- a CDS encoding MotA/TolQ/ExbB proton channel family protein codes for MTLLLHHLREVLADGGLTLWALLALALALYGMIAATWSRLSPLSRQLPPNSPPPSPPSLRPQVHHFYATWELDRLAWVQRRLPQIGVLIAAAPLAGLLGTVGGMLQTFRGMAIGRKVDQFEAVSLGISQALVTTQAGLVIALPATFLLLILRRQTERLKTTLEAQLHRDLSATLLRPS; via the coding sequence ATGACTCTCCTCCTCCATCACCTGCGCGAAGTCCTCGCCGATGGCGGCCTCACCCTCTGGGCCCTCTTGGCCTTGGCCCTCGCGCTCTACGGCATGATCGCCGCCACCTGGTCCCGCCTCTCTCCCCTCTCGCGACAACTCCCCCCAAACAGCCCGCCCCCCAGCCCCCCGAGCCTTCGTCCCCAAGTGCATCATTTCTATGCCACCTGGGAGCTGGACCGCCTGGCCTGGGTCCAGCGTCGCCTGCCCCAGATCGGCGTCCTCATCGCGGCCGCTCCCCTGGCCGGACTCCTCGGCACCGTCGGCGGCATGCTTCAGACCTTCCGTGGCATGGCCATCGGCCGGAAAGTGGACCAGTTCGAAGCCGTCTCGCTCGGCATCAGCCAAGCGCTCGTCACCACCCAGGCCGGCCTCGTCATCGCCCTCCCCGCCACCTTCCTCCTCCTCATCCTCCGCCGCCAAACCGAACGCCTGAAAACCACCTTGGAAGCCCAACTCCACCGGGACCTCAGCGCCACCCTCCTCCGTCCGAGCTAG
- a CDS encoding sugar phosphate isomerase/epimerase, translating into MRPILDLFTGVASSETASKLLPDKRMELKLFYSMWAHEGGSLESAWARVESAGWKGMEGPLPEAAGPREAFLRGLAERELEWIAECVTGGGYVPKGQKGVAEHLDEMRAMAEQAMVHQPLRLNVLTGLDAWSWADKVKLCEGLVALEREWGVEVALETHRSRLSFHPWVTRDLLQEVPELKLTCDFSHWCAVCERLVLDDDPELLELMADRSRHVHARVGYDQGPQVPDPRAPEYAEPVSAHLRWWGVLWRAAEARGEKAFTMTPEFGPDGYLQEAPFTRERVADLWEVNRWMGRRLKECDWH; encoded by the coding sequence ATGAGACCGATTCTCGATTTGTTCACTGGAGTTGCAAGCTCGGAAACGGCCAGCAAGTTGCTCCCCGACAAGCGCATGGAGCTAAAGCTTTTCTATTCGATGTGGGCTCATGAGGGGGGGTCGCTTGAGTCGGCTTGGGCCCGGGTGGAGTCGGCTGGGTGGAAGGGCATGGAGGGCCCTCTCCCGGAGGCGGCGGGGCCAAGGGAAGCCTTCCTGCGTGGCTTGGCGGAGAGGGAGCTGGAGTGGATCGCAGAGTGCGTGACGGGCGGCGGCTATGTTCCCAAGGGGCAGAAGGGGGTGGCAGAACATCTCGACGAGATGCGGGCGATGGCGGAGCAGGCGATGGTCCATCAGCCACTTCGGCTGAATGTCCTGACCGGGCTGGATGCCTGGTCTTGGGCGGACAAGGTGAAGCTGTGCGAGGGGCTGGTGGCCTTGGAGAGAGAGTGGGGGGTGGAGGTGGCCTTGGAGACCCACCGCAGTCGCCTGTCCTTCCACCCCTGGGTCACCCGTGATCTTTTACAAGAGGTGCCGGAGCTGAAGTTGACTTGCGATTTCAGCCACTGGTGCGCGGTCTGCGAGCGGCTAGTGCTGGACGACGACCCCGAACTCCTTGAGTTGATGGCGGATCGCTCGCGCCACGTGCATGCTAGGGTAGGCTACGATCAAGGGCCCCAGGTGCCCGATCCGCGAGCGCCAGAGTATGCGGAGCCGGTCTCGGCCCACTTGCGTTGGTGGGGAGTGCTTTGGCGGGCGGCCGAGGCGCGGGGGGAGAAGGCCTTTACTATGACGCCCGAATTCGGTCCGGATGGCTATCTCCAGGAAGCGCCCTTTACGAGAGAGCGGGTGGCGGACTTGTGGGAGGTGAATCGCTGGATGGGTCGACGCTTGAAAGAATGCGATTGGCATTGA
- a CDS encoding urea amidolyase associated protein UAAP2, with protein MRTESPFSPEEAIYRETIPAGDHWMREIKEGQVFRILDLEGNQAADTLFYSAADPTERYSAADTIRCQQALYLTTGTDLMSTEGRVLLTITADTCGRHDTLGGACSRESNTMRYALEKESMHACRDSFIRGAQEWREELGKRDLPCNINFFMNVPVTPEGALTFADGISAPGRYVEMRAAMDVVALISNCPQLNNPCNGWNPTPVEVLIWNGDLGMRNAE; from the coding sequence ATGAGGACCGAAAGCCCGTTCTCCCCCGAGGAGGCCATTTACCGAGAGACCATTCCAGCGGGTGACCATTGGATGCGTGAGATCAAGGAGGGGCAAGTCTTTCGCATTCTCGATCTCGAGGGCAACCAAGCGGCCGACACTCTCTTTTACAGCGCGGCTGATCCCACGGAACGCTACAGCGCGGCGGACACCATCCGCTGCCAGCAAGCGCTCTATCTCACCACGGGAACGGACCTGATGTCGACGGAGGGGAGGGTGCTGTTGACGATCACGGCGGATACCTGCGGTCGGCATGACACGCTGGGGGGAGCCTGTTCGAGGGAGAGCAACACCATGCGCTACGCCTTGGAGAAGGAGTCCATGCACGCGTGCCGGGATTCTTTTATTCGGGGGGCGCAGGAGTGGAGAGAGGAGCTGGGAAAACGAGACTTGCCCTGCAATATCAATTTCTTCATGAATGTGCCGGTCACGCCGGAGGGGGCCTTGACTTTCGCCGATGGGATCTCGGCTCCTGGTCGCTATGTGGAAATGAGAGCCGCTATGGATGTGGTGGCCCTCATCAGCAATTGCCCGCAGCTAAACAATCCTTGTAATGGGTGGAATCCTACGCCGGTGGAAGTGTTGATCTGGAATGGGGATTTGGGAATGCGGAATGCGGAATGA
- a CDS encoding ribbon-helix-helix protein, CopG family — MRVDLPEDLRPVKREPVQRISVSLPESVFQELDKLVERRGFESRSQAIAEMIQKSASEHSEDLGDAIMAGTITLFYNESKPGLWENLARIERENVDEVISSQHVLLEKNHVMEVLLVQGPASKLKKISDQLITCKGIFSGRLTLTSTLMPPIHPLPPKS, encoded by the coding sequence ATGCGCGTGGATCTTCCTGAGGATCTCCGGCCTGTGAAGCGGGAGCCGGTGCAGCGAATCAGTGTCTCGCTCCCGGAGTCGGTTTTCCAAGAGTTGGACAAGCTGGTGGAGCGGCGGGGTTTTGAAAGTCGCTCCCAAGCGATTGCGGAGATGATCCAGAAGAGTGCCAGCGAGCACTCCGAAGATTTGGGTGATGCCATCATGGCGGGCACCATCACGCTTTTCTACAACGAGTCGAAGCCTGGGCTATGGGAGAACCTGGCGCGAATCGAGCGCGAGAACGTGGATGAGGTCATTAGTTCCCAGCATGTGCTTTTGGAAAAAAATCACGTGATGGAGGTGCTCTTGGTCCAAGGCCCGGCCAGCAAACTGAAGAAGATTTCGGATCAGCTCATCACTTGCAAAGGGATTTTCAGTGGTCGCCTCACCCTAACCTCCACCCTCATGCCCCCCATTCATCCTTTGCCCCCGAAGAGCTGA
- a CDS encoding glucosidase — protein MAAKLFPELQRVRESEGGGGPWRKWGPYLAERQWGTVREDYSAEGKAWEYITHDMSRSYAYRWGEDGLGGFSDNKGRLNFSVALWNGNDPILKERLYGLGNHAGSHGEDVKELYYFLDATPSHSWNRMLYKYPQRSFPYNDLAHGNAQRDKALGEYEIWQTDAFDEDRYFDVTIDYAKEGPEDVLCRISAINRGPESAPIVILPQLTCRNSWVAGRREVPTLQWTEREDIEVDDPDLGLFFWSAREVDGALFTNNETNRKRLYGEENVCQNVKDAFHQYVVEGKRTSVCASKEGTKAAYLRRWNLRPGQEAVLEWRLTRRKPRKPFARFDAIMESREREADQFYRPLQKGVEDPEERKVQRQAWAGLLWSKQYYRYTVENWLDGDPVQPKPPADRGEIRNGEWRHLRANDVLSMPDTWEYPWFAVWDLAFHCVPFAMIDPEFAKCQLSTVLREWYLHPNGQIPAYEWNFEDVNPPVHAWACLRVFQIDRKNRRDQGDLAFLESVFHKLMINFTWWVNRKDKDGNNLFQGGFLGLDNIGVFDRSKPLPGGGYLHQADGTAWMGFYSLTLMKIALELAQHNPVYEDIATKFFEHFLYIAQSLSQLIDGGHGLWDDEDGFYYDVLVNGDGEKIPMKVRSIVGLITLYSVEVLEPEDLASVPDFVERMEWVLENKPELAKHIASFRDPGQKERLLLSLFDAERLRRVMKRLLDEKEFLSPYGIRALSKYHEEHPFRFQQGKKTVEVKYNPKESDSYMFGGNSNWRGPVWFPVNYLLYESLQKFHFYFGDGFKVEAPTGSGHEVTLEEAAEEIARRLVGIFLPDQEGNRPVYGHAPLLRDREGFRENPLFYEYFHGDSGRGVGAEHQTGWTALVAKLIGSLHRGHD, from the coding sequence ATGGCGGCGAAATTGTTTCCGGAATTGCAGCGGGTTCGTGAGAGCGAGGGAGGGGGTGGGCCTTGGCGCAAGTGGGGGCCGTATTTGGCGGAACGGCAATGGGGCACGGTCCGGGAAGACTACAGCGCGGAGGGCAAGGCTTGGGAATACATCACCCACGATATGTCTCGGAGTTATGCCTACCGCTGGGGGGAGGACGGTTTGGGTGGGTTCTCGGACAACAAGGGCCGACTGAACTTTTCGGTGGCGCTCTGGAACGGGAACGATCCCATCCTGAAGGAACGTCTTTATGGCCTGGGGAATCATGCTGGCAGCCACGGGGAGGATGTGAAGGAGCTGTATTACTTCCTCGATGCGACCCCCTCCCATTCGTGGAATCGCATGCTCTACAAATACCCGCAGCGGTCCTTTCCTTACAACGATTTGGCCCACGGCAATGCGCAGCGGGACAAGGCCCTCGGCGAGTATGAAATCTGGCAAACTGATGCCTTCGATGAGGACCGGTATTTCGATGTCACGATCGATTATGCCAAGGAGGGCCCCGAGGATGTTCTGTGTCGCATCTCCGCCATCAATCGCGGTCCAGAGTCGGCTCCGATTGTCATTTTACCACAGCTGACCTGCCGCAATAGCTGGGTGGCGGGGCGGCGCGAGGTGCCCACCTTGCAATGGACCGAGCGGGAAGACATCGAAGTGGATGATCCCGATCTGGGGCTCTTTTTTTGGAGTGCGCGCGAGGTGGACGGTGCTCTTTTCACCAACAACGAGACCAATCGCAAGCGGCTTTATGGCGAGGAGAATGTCTGCCAGAATGTGAAGGACGCCTTCCATCAATACGTCGTCGAGGGGAAGCGGACCTCGGTCTGCGCTTCGAAGGAAGGCACCAAGGCCGCTTACCTCCGGCGGTGGAATCTGCGGCCGGGGCAAGAGGCTGTTTTGGAGTGGCGGCTGACTCGCCGGAAACCGCGCAAGCCTTTTGCGCGCTTTGACGCCATCATGGAGTCCCGAGAGCGAGAGGCCGACCAGTTTTATCGCCCCTTGCAGAAGGGTGTGGAGGACCCGGAGGAGCGCAAGGTCCAGCGGCAAGCGTGGGCGGGACTGCTCTGGTCTAAGCAGTATTATCGCTACACGGTCGAGAATTGGTTAGATGGCGATCCGGTGCAGCCTAAGCCGCCGGCTGATCGAGGGGAGATTCGCAATGGCGAATGGCGCCACCTGCGAGCGAATGATGTGCTTTCTATGCCAGATACCTGGGAATACCCCTGGTTTGCGGTCTGGGACTTGGCTTTCCATTGTGTGCCCTTCGCCATGATCGACCCGGAGTTTGCCAAGTGCCAGCTTTCGACCGTTTTGCGCGAGTGGTATCTCCATCCCAACGGGCAGATACCGGCTTATGAATGGAACTTCGAGGATGTGAATCCGCCAGTGCACGCTTGGGCTTGTTTGCGGGTTTTTCAGATCGATCGGAAAAATCGCCGGGACCAAGGCGATCTGGCGTTTCTGGAGTCCGTCTTTCACAAGCTGATGATCAATTTCACCTGGTGGGTCAACCGCAAGGACAAGGACGGGAACAATCTCTTTCAAGGGGGGTTCCTGGGGCTGGACAACATCGGAGTTTTTGATCGCTCCAAGCCGCTCCCTGGAGGCGGCTACCTGCACCAGGCCGATGGCACGGCCTGGATGGGGTTTTACAGCCTGACGCTCATGAAAATCGCGCTTGAGCTGGCGCAGCACAATCCGGTGTATGAAGACATTGCCACCAAGTTTTTTGAGCACTTTCTCTACATTGCCCAGTCGCTCAGCCAACTGATCGACGGAGGGCACGGTCTGTGGGACGATGAGGATGGCTTTTACTATGATGTGTTGGTCAATGGGGATGGCGAGAAGATTCCTATGAAGGTCCGAAGTATCGTCGGGCTCATCACGCTTTACTCGGTGGAAGTGCTCGAGCCGGAGGATCTAGCCAGTGTCCCCGATTTTGTGGAGCGGATGGAGTGGGTCTTGGAAAACAAGCCGGAGTTGGCCAAGCACATTGCCAGTTTTCGCGATCCCGGGCAAAAGGAGCGTCTTTTGCTTTCGCTCTTTGACGCGGAACGGCTGCGCCGTGTGATGAAGCGGCTTTTGGATGAGAAGGAGTTTCTTTCGCCTTATGGCATCAGAGCGCTTTCCAAATACCACGAAGAACACCCTTTTCGCTTCCAACAAGGCAAGAAGACGGTCGAGGTGAAATACAATCCCAAGGAGTCGGATTCCTACATGTTCGGCGGGAATTCCAATTGGCGGGGGCCGGTCTGGTTCCCCGTGAATTATCTCCTCTATGAATCTCTCCAAAAGTTTCACTTCTACTTCGGCGATGGCTTCAAAGTGGAGGCGCCCACTGGCAGCGGCCATGAGGTCACTCTGGAAGAGGCGGCCGAAGAAATTGCCAGGAGATTGGTGGGCATTTTTCTGCCCGATCAGGAGGGAAATCGTCCCGTCTACGGGCACGCGCCCCTGCTCCGCGACCGGGAAGGGTTTCGTGAGAATCCCTTGTTCTACGAATACTTTCATGGAGATAGCGGCCGGGGAGTGGGAGCCGAGCATCAGACGGGCTGGACCGCCCTGGTGGCCAAGCTGATCGGCTCTCTTCACCGCGGGCACGACTGA
- a CDS encoding biopolymer transporter ExbD, producing MRRTRHLLTPNEPSEINIAPLLDVVFILLIFFIVTAVFVQETGIEVSKPRAASSGELEPRAVLLGIDPAGRVFYAGREIGPEGVRPVVSGLLETEPDRPVIIQSDAATPTQATVRVLDAAKQAGAQSVSLATTKEL from the coding sequence ATGCGCCGAACCCGTCATCTCCTGACTCCCAACGAGCCAAGCGAAATCAACATCGCCCCCCTCCTCGACGTCGTCTTCATCCTGCTCATCTTCTTCATCGTGACCGCCGTCTTCGTGCAGGAAACCGGGATCGAAGTCTCCAAGCCGCGCGCCGCCAGCTCCGGAGAACTCGAGCCCCGGGCCGTCCTCCTGGGGATCGACCCCGCTGGCCGCGTCTTCTACGCCGGACGGGAAATCGGCCCCGAAGGAGTCCGGCCGGTCGTGAGCGGCCTCCTGGAAACCGAACCCGACCGCCCCGTCATCATCCAGAGCGATGCCGCCACCCCCACCCAAGCCACCGTCCGCGTGCTCGACGCCGCCAAGCAAGCCGGCGCCCAAAGCGTCTCCCTCGCCACCACCAAGGAACTCTAG
- a CDS encoding DUF3450 family protein: MKRLFLLPLLFPLAPRAEEASGPALAREWVQLRQTLSAEATEWQTESAHWQTLLELWDVEMDQLETLITEAGQAAVLEEERRSQLEASLAQARKEQATLRQVTARLTPRALTLVTRFPEPLRQELSAPVTELELLETSSREQFRAIVEILTAAGDFHRQATIHTQTIELEGQPLEVDVLYLGLARGWFATADGSQAGLTRPSAEGWSFESQPTLGPRVRQAMAVLKKETRPERIRLPLAIEEVQP, encoded by the coding sequence TTGAAACGCCTATTTCTTCTTCCCCTCCTCTTCCCACTCGCCCCCCGGGCCGAAGAAGCGTCCGGCCCGGCCCTCGCTCGAGAATGGGTCCAACTCCGCCAAACCCTCTCGGCCGAGGCCACCGAGTGGCAAACCGAAAGCGCGCATTGGCAAACTCTCCTCGAACTCTGGGACGTCGAAATGGACCAATTGGAAACGCTCATCACCGAAGCAGGGCAGGCCGCGGTGCTAGAAGAAGAGCGCCGCAGCCAGTTGGAAGCCTCCCTGGCCCAAGCTCGCAAAGAGCAAGCCACCCTCCGCCAAGTCACCGCCCGCCTCACCCCCCGCGCCCTCACCCTGGTGACGCGCTTCCCTGAACCGCTCCGGCAAGAACTCTCCGCCCCTGTCACTGAGCTGGAACTCTTGGAAACCTCCTCTCGCGAGCAATTTCGCGCCATTGTGGAAATCCTGACCGCCGCAGGCGACTTCCATCGCCAAGCGACCATTCACACCCAGACCATCGAGCTGGAAGGCCAGCCTCTCGAAGTCGATGTCCTCTACCTCGGACTAGCCCGCGGCTGGTTCGCCACCGCCGATGGGAGCCAAGCCGGCCTGACCCGGCCCTCCGCCGAAGGCTGGAGCTTCGAATCCCAACCCACCCTCGGCCCCCGCGTCCGCCAAGCCATGGCCGTCTTGAAGAAAGAAACGCGCCCCGAGCGAATTCGCCTCCCCCTAGCCATCGAGGAGGTCCAGCCGTGA
- a CDS encoding MotA/TolQ/ExbB proton channel family protein: MKRSALLLLALLAPLSQPLLAQDQVARQLQAQVEAALQDLATQRQAIAAERIPLEKEITERRGEIEQARRVAEIARLKLSDRQALLAELARRQAAFEANRSYLHGQLDTYRANLLAQLHPAANQALGPALDAPSSADSLAERLQLLETGLTEMERALGGQIVPGQASDSSGTLHRGRFLLLGPESYFLSQDGQTVGAAPASSQARARLYPLGTPAAEIASLLDGASVELPVDFSGGRSHEAASLSLSFSELVQQGGLWVWPILALALLASLAALVKFVQVGRLRQPPPAWTQQLLDALGQGHLTQAESLARSTNHPAGSVLLATFPHAAENPEAAEETIYEHLLRVQQRLQSWLPFIAVTAAATPLIGLLGTVSGIIRTFGLLTIYGTGDPKPLAGGISEALVTTLFGLVVAIPALILHSLLSRRVQGILQTTERLGLAFVNGLRTRPQP; the protein is encoded by the coding sequence GTGAAGCGCTCCGCCCTCCTGCTACTCGCGCTCCTCGCGCCGCTCTCTCAACCGCTTCTAGCTCAAGACCAGGTCGCCCGGCAGCTGCAAGCCCAGGTCGAGGCCGCCCTCCAGGACCTCGCCACCCAGCGCCAAGCCATCGCCGCCGAGCGCATCCCGCTGGAAAAAGAAATCACCGAACGCCGTGGCGAGATCGAACAGGCACGCCGCGTCGCCGAAATCGCGCGCTTGAAGCTGAGCGACCGCCAGGCCCTCCTCGCCGAGCTGGCCCGCCGCCAAGCCGCCTTCGAGGCCAACCGCAGCTACCTCCACGGCCAGCTCGACACCTACCGCGCCAACCTCCTGGCCCAACTCCACCCCGCAGCCAACCAAGCCCTCGGCCCGGCCCTCGACGCCCCCTCCTCCGCCGACTCGCTGGCCGAGCGCCTCCAGCTCCTCGAAACCGGCCTCACCGAAATGGAACGCGCCCTCGGGGGCCAAATCGTTCCCGGCCAAGCCTCGGACAGCTCGGGCACCCTCCACCGCGGTCGCTTTCTTCTCCTGGGCCCCGAAAGCTACTTCCTCTCCCAGGATGGACAGACCGTAGGCGCCGCGCCCGCCAGCTCTCAGGCCCGGGCGCGACTCTACCCCCTCGGCACCCCAGCCGCCGAAATCGCTTCCCTCCTGGACGGAGCCAGCGTCGAGCTGCCAGTCGACTTCTCCGGAGGCCGGTCCCACGAAGCCGCCAGCCTCAGCCTCTCCTTCAGCGAACTCGTCCAGCAGGGCGGCCTCTGGGTCTGGCCCATCCTCGCCTTGGCCCTCCTCGCCAGCTTGGCCGCCTTGGTGAAATTCGTGCAAGTGGGCCGGCTCCGCCAACCGCCCCCTGCCTGGACCCAGCAGCTTCTCGACGCCCTTGGCCAGGGCCACCTCACCCAAGCCGAATCCCTAGCCCGTTCCACGAACCATCCGGCCGGTTCGGTCCTCTTGGCCACCTTCCCGCACGCCGCGGAAAACCCAGAGGCCGCCGAAGAAACCATCTACGAACACCTTCTGCGAGTCCAGCAGCGCCTCCAGAGTTGGCTGCCCTTCATTGCGGTCACGGCCGCGGCCACCCCCCTCATCGGCCTGCTCGGGACCGTCTCCGGCATCATCCGGACCTTTGGCTTGCTCACCATCTACGGCACGGGCGACCCCAAGCCCCTGGCCGGCGGCATCAGTGAAGCCTTGGTCACCACCCTCTTTGGCCTGGTCGTGGCCATCCCCGCTCTCATCCTCCACTCCCTCCTCTCTCGCCGGGTCCAGGGCATCTTGCAAACCACCGAGCGGCTTGGCCTCGCCTTCGTCAATGGCCTCCGCACGCGGCCGCAGCCATGA
- a CDS encoding tetratricopeptide repeat protein gives MTRLLLLLLPLSTLAVEPLPLGNRFWQSDEFLAAFAGSYRVNAAIEPIVTDETHALLLSLQEPLKKGQRKTALSRLQASPLTSKSAPLLFNQGNLQFELGQLDEAAESFRAALALTPDFRRAHRNLGILHFRQEKPEEALTHLTRAIQLGDNEALTWGLLGHIRQNQGQERAALDAYRLARLLEPENPQWISGLAQALAANDQLPSALRTADEWVASDPESPLAYFTRSLLHQQAGDYPAAAADLVWLRETEELSAPQHLDLALLLLRLDLAEEARTAFQQAFEDETPPRPERALQALTTTHRLQAHALLPELMQRFDDAYSDLAPDLASARQRLETLHLAATGQNQLALPRLETLVAENPGDGEALLALARLLQTSQPGQAKLLLEQAAHLADWKQPALRALAQLLIAQGAYPAAVETLDQLLSLSPPDEKLQEYRDQLAQLALPR, from the coding sequence ATGACCCGCCTCCTCCTGCTCCTCCTTCCCCTCAGCACCCTCGCCGTGGAACCGCTCCCGCTGGGCAATCGCTTCTGGCAGAGTGATGAATTCCTAGCTGCCTTCGCTGGGAGCTACCGCGTGAATGCCGCCATCGAACCCATCGTGACCGATGAAACCCACGCCCTCCTCCTCTCCCTGCAAGAGCCCCTCAAAAAAGGCCAACGAAAAACCGCCCTCTCCCGCCTCCAGGCCAGCCCCCTCACCTCCAAAAGCGCCCCCCTCCTCTTCAATCAAGGGAACCTCCAGTTCGAACTCGGCCAGCTGGACGAAGCCGCCGAAAGCTTCCGCGCTGCCCTCGCCCTCACGCCCGACTTCCGCCGCGCCCACCGCAATCTCGGCATCCTCCACTTCCGGCAAGAAAAGCCCGAAGAAGCGCTCACCCACCTCACTCGGGCGATCCAGTTGGGCGACAACGAAGCCCTCACCTGGGGCCTCCTCGGCCACATCCGGCAGAACCAGGGCCAGGAGCGCGCCGCCCTGGACGCCTACCGCTTGGCCCGGCTTCTCGAACCCGAAAACCCGCAATGGATCTCCGGCCTCGCCCAAGCCCTCGCCGCCAATGACCAGCTCCCCAGCGCCCTTCGCACCGCTGACGAATGGGTCGCGAGCGACCCCGAGTCCCCCCTCGCCTACTTCACACGCTCCCTTCTCCACCAGCAGGCGGGGGACTACCCCGCCGCGGCCGCGGACCTCGTATGGCTCCGGGAAACCGAAGAGTTGAGCGCCCCGCAGCACCTCGACCTCGCCCTTCTCCTCCTGCGCCTGGATCTGGCCGAAGAAGCCCGGACCGCCTTCCAGCAAGCCTTCGAAGACGAAACTCCCCCCCGCCCCGAGCGCGCCCTCCAAGCCCTCACCACCACCCATCGCCTGCAGGCGCACGCCCTCCTCCCGGAACTCATGCAGCGCTTTGACGACGCCTACTCCGACCTCGCACCCGACCTCGCCAGCGCACGCCAACGCCTCGAAACGCTCCACTTGGCCGCCACTGGCCAAAACCAGCTCGCCCTCCCCCGCCTGGAAACCCTCGTCGCGGAAAACCCGGGCGATGGCGAGGCCCTCCTCGCGCTGGCCAGACTCCTCCAAACCAGCCAACCGGGCCAGGCCAAGCTCCTCTTGGAGCAAGCCGCCCACCTCGCCGACTGGAAACAGCCCGCCCTCCGGGCCCTCGCCCAACTCCTCATCGCCCAAGGCGCCTACCCCGCCGCCGTCGAGACCCTCGACCAGCTCCTCTCCCTCTCCCCCCCGGACGAAAAACTCCAGGAATACCGGGACCAACTGGCCCAACTGGCCCTCCCCCGCTGA
- a CDS encoding urea amidolyase associated protein UAAP1: MEAIYEKILPGGHMWSQVISRGKTLRLTDVQGGANVGMLLYNADNLSERYNMPDTLKGQHIFYLRKPFCLHSDMGRVFASITGDSVGWHDTVCGSSDAQSVAAKYGTKTYQEARNEWYRNGKENFLIELAKWGLGKKDLLPNLNWFSKVVADEGGRLSFVSGHSGPGDHVDLRLEMNSLVVLHTCAHPFDPRPEYGPGPVGLTVWPSGEVAPEDASRLSRPQNERAFRNTEDYYALRA; this comes from the coding sequence ATGGAGGCGATTTACGAGAAGATTCTTCCCGGAGGCCACATGTGGTCCCAAGTGATTTCTCGCGGCAAGACTCTGCGGCTGACCGATGTGCAAGGGGGGGCCAATGTGGGGATGCTCCTCTACAACGCGGACAATCTGAGCGAGCGCTACAACATGCCTGACACCCTGAAGGGACAGCACATTTTTTATCTGAGAAAGCCCTTCTGTCTCCACAGCGATATGGGGCGCGTTTTTGCGTCGATCACCGGGGACAGTGTCGGGTGGCACGATACGGTGTGCGGCTCCTCCGACGCCCAGAGCGTGGCGGCCAAGTATGGCACGAAGACCTACCAGGAGGCGCGCAATGAGTGGTATCGAAACGGAAAGGAAAATTTTCTGATCGAGCTGGCTAAGTGGGGTTTGGGAAAGAAGGATTTGCTGCCCAATCTCAACTGGTTTTCCAAAGTGGTCGCGGATGAGGGGGGTCGTTTGTCCTTTGTCTCTGGACATTCGGGTCCGGGCGACCACGTCGATCTCCGCTTGGAGATGAACAGCTTGGTGGTGCTGCACACCTGTGCCCATCCTTTCGACCCTCGCCCCGAGTATGGGCCCGGCCCGGTGGGATTGACGGTCTGGCCGAGTGGCGAGGTGGCGCCGGAGGATGCGTCTCGTCTTTCCCGACCGCAAAACGAGCGCGCCTTTCGCAATACAGAAGACTACTACGCTCTGCGAGCATGA